A single genomic interval of Eurosta solidaginis isolate ZX-2024a chromosome 3, ASM4086904v1, whole genome shotgun sequence harbors:
- the slbo gene encoding CCAAT/enhancer-binding protein: protein MLNMETPQMYDTVQTLSQLDLKKQPPPQQAIIGQITLTAMSSAQQHQQQQNSANSNSNNNVTDANNNNNNNNVANLAAAAAVAAQQQNSGLVVKQHAVHQMQHAASALNNNNNAAALNANVNNVNNLIQKQMLQQYSQSDLDELTAQEITLDLQHLIDDQFREQESLGIFSDMVTSPAGLSATLPPNGMVSAAAKVLQQHQLQQQSLRTQQHNYGRSALAYMPQAVHSGASYSNNSSDENSSIGSDTSTIKEEPIDPEYRRHLQETNANNAAAAAFITNGGANGLYNHYQTAANNGQMNNGGMSNGAGVAGPNNFTTLTSANVLAHHSVNLPHLTAGAHLLKHHNKQLQNQRKASLKHVDKGSEEYRRRRERNNIAVRKSREKAKVRSREVEERVKTLLKEKEALLRQLQEMTNEIQLHKQIYMQLMNHANPEVSRVCRSFLNTSDHGL from the coding sequence ATGCTGAACATGGAGACGCCGCAGATGTACGATACAGTGCAGACTCTCTCTCAGCTGGATCTCAAGAAACAACCACCGCCCCAACAGGCGATCATCGGTCAAATTACTTTGACTGCAATGTCCAGCGCTCAGCAGCACCAGCAGCAGCAAAACAGTGCAAATtctaacagcaacaacaatgttACCGAtgccaacaacaataataataataacaatgttgCTAATTTGGCAGCAGCTGCTGCTGTAgctgcacaacaacaaaattctGGTCTTGTTGTCAAACAACATGCTGTCCATCAAATGCAACATGCTGCTTCTGCgctaaataacaacaacaatgcagCCGCACTAAATGCTAATGTCAATAATGTCAAcaatttaatacaaaaacaaatgttGCAACAATATTCGCAATCTGATTTGGATGAACTCACCGCCCAAGAGATTACACTGGATCTGCAACATTTGATCGATGATCAATTTCGCGAACAGGAAAGTCTTGGTATTTTCAGTGACATGGTAACGAGCCCGGCTGGTTTGTCAGCGACACTTCCACCAAATGGTATGGTGAGTGCAGCAGCAAAAGTATTGCAACAACATCAACTACAGCAACAATCGTTACGTACACAACAACACAATTACGGACGTAGCGCGCTCGCTTACATGCCTCAGGCAGTACATTCTGGTGCTTCCTATAGCAATAACTCGAGTGATGAGAATTCTTCAATTGGTTCAGATACATCAACAATTAAAGAGGAACCTATCGATCCAGAGTATCGCCGTCACTTGCAGGAGACAAATGCCAATAATGCCGCTGCAGCAGCTTTTATTACAAATGGTGGTGCGAATGGTCTATATAATCATTATCAAACAGCGGCAAATAATGGTCAAATGAATAATGGTGGCATGAGTAATGGTGCTGGTGTAGCTGGACCTAATAATTTTACAACACTCACTTCGGCCAATGTTTTGGCTCATCACTCTGTGAATCTTCCACATTTGACAGCAGGCGCTCATCTCCTCAAACATCACAACAAACAATTACAAAATCAACGTAAAGCTTCACTTAAACATGTTGACAAGGGGAGTGAAGAATATCGTCGCAGGCGAGAACGTAACAATATAGCAGTGAGAAAATCACGCGAAAAAGCTAAGGTACGGTCGCGTGAAGTGGAAGAACGCGTCAAAACATTGTTGAAGGAGAAAGAAGCGTTGTTGCGTCAATTGCAAGAAATGACAAATGAAATTCAATTACacaaacaaatctacatgcaACTTATGAATCATGCGAATCCAGAAGTGAGTCGAGTTTGTCGTAGCTTCCTCAACACCAGCGATCATGGGCTGTAG